A genomic segment from Zygotorulaspora mrakii chromosome 1, complete sequence encodes:
- the MUD1 gene encoding Mud1p (similar to Saccharomyces cerevisiae MUD1 (YBR119W); ancestral locus Anc_3.379), translated as MHDLKTLYLQNIPSRPRSKANFTRLLLKHLNPKNEYVKNPRLPLPKNETVGNSKLQLLDTTNNIVAVSLSRSLKLRNQCFITFINHAAAQRFVETFGSKLMIGGRKIDIHFSNKDSLLGLALEDGAALDRALKTKQLKRKLASDSTKREQHLLKRRLRRLRFNLRSKGLDENTIGQICEAVKATKKQNITAKSISRNKVTNRKLGQGTTKLPASATSANPPNKILLIQNLPPDTTTEALKDVFQGENLVEIRLVNVRRVAFVEYQQIDDAKSIKDSLGDTCRFQNSDISIGFAK; from the coding sequence ATGCACGACCTAAAGACCTTgtatttgcaaaatataCCAAGTCGTCCTAGAAGCAAAGCAAATTTCACGAGGTTACTACTGAAGCATTTGAATCCTAAAAATGAATACGTCAAAAATCCAAGGTTGCCGCTGcccaaaaatgaaaccgTAGGAAACTCAAAGTTACAGCTATTAGATACGACGAACAATATTGTTGCGGTATCACTGTCAAGATCGTTGAAGTTGAGAAATCAGTGTTTCATCACGTTCATTAATCATGCAGCTGCTCAGAGATTTGTGGAGACCTTTGGTTCAAAATTAATGATTGGTGGGcgcaaaattgatattcaCTTTTCCAATAAAGACTCACTGCTGGGCTTAGCCCTCGAAGATGGCGCTGCATTAGATAGAGCattaaaaacaaaacaattgaaaagaaagttgGCCAGCGATAGCACCAAAAGGGAACagcatcttttgaaaaggcGATTACGAAGACTGAGATTTAATCTACGAAGCAAAGGATTGGATGAAAATACGATCGGACAAATATGTGAAGCTGTAAAGGCcacaaaaaaacaaaacatcACCGCCAAATCTATATCCAGGAATAAAGTGACAAACAGAAAACTAGGCCAAGGTACAACGAAGCTACCAGCTAGTGCTACATCGGCAAATCCACCAAACAAGATCTTGTTGATACAGAATCTTCCACCTGACACAACCACCGAGGCATTAAAAGACGTCTTTCAGGGCGAAAACCTTGTTGAAATTAGACTGGTAAATGTACGCAGAGTCGCTTTTGTGGAGTATCAACAAATTGATGATGCGAAGAGCATCAAAGACTCCTTGGGCGATACCTGCCGCTTCCAAAATAGCGATATCTCAATCGGTTTTGCCAAATGA
- the DUR3 gene encoding Dur3p (similar to Saccharomyces cerevisiae DUR3), with the protein MPGTLNIPLPQGAGYAIVVGLGMVFSVGMILTTFVLRRYQKEIITSEEFSTAGRSVKTGLISAAVVSSWTWAATLLQSSTQAYRNGISGPFFYAAGATCQIILFAFIAIKAKQKAPEAHTYLEIVKARYGSAAHGVFIFFAFATNVLVSAMLLTGGSASISDVTGMNTVACIFLLPVGVMVYTLFGGIKATFLTDYVHTIAIVVIILTFAFTTYATSDVLGSPGRVWELITQAAIDHPVEGNAEGSYLTMHSRSGGIFFVINIVGNFGTVGLDNGYWNKAIAASPAAALPGYILGGLAWFAIPWLTATTMGLACLALESTPAFPTYPNRLTPDQVSAGLALPSAAVALMGKGGAVATLFMIFMAVTSAMSAEFIAVSSIFTYDIYKGYVNPKASGKRLILMSHASMVVFSLAMSGFATGLYYAGISMGYLYELMGIIISAAVFPVALTLLSKRQNTIAAIWSPILGTGLAIMSWLACTKGMYGSITVANTFEDDPMLVGNVVALLSPCIFSPLLTLIFKSQNFDWEILKSIKRVDEFEELEDVIEPRSSILMENSANEENSSNTEKLNPITSQVSEVVNHLVDERRVMEMKEEEEHLRKASKYAGYLCLFLSIAMLVVWPMPMYGSSYIFSRKFFTGWVVVAIIWMFFTGFAVIIFPLYEGRNGIYTTFRGIYWDCTGQTHKLREWQNEHPEELHVVQSQLSAEVRRRAANIDDNLGDAP; encoded by the coding sequence ATGCCTGGTACTCTAAACATCCCCTTGCCCCAAGGTGCTGGCTACGCCATCGTGGTCGGTCTGGGTATGGTTTTCTCCGTCGGTATGATTCTGACGACCTTTGTCCTGCGTCGCTaccaaaaagaaatcatcaCCTCCGAAGAGTTCTCCACAGCCGGTCGTTCTGTCAAAACTGGCCTGATCTCCGCCGCTGTCGTCTCCTCCTGGACATGGGCCGCCACTCTCCTGCAGTCCTCCACCCAAGCTTACAGGAACGGTATATCCGGACCCTTTTTCTACGCTGCCGGGGCAACTTGCCAGATCATTTTATTCGCCTTCATCGCTATCAAGGCCAAGCAAAAGGCACCAGAAGCTCACACCTACCTGGAAATCGTGAAGGCCAGGTACGGTTCCGCCGCACACGGTgtctttattttcttcgCCTTCGCAACTAACGTTCTAGTCTCTGCAATGTTGCTTACTGGTGGCTCCGCCTCCATCAGCGACGTCACAGGCATGAATACCGTCGCCTGCATCTTCCTCCTACCCGTAGGTGTCATGGTATACACCCTTTTTGGTGGTATCAAAGCTACTTTTTTGACCGACTACGTCCACACCATCGCCATCGTCGTAATTATTTTGACCTTCGCGTTTACTACCTACGCGACGAGCGACGTTTTGGGCTCGCCCGGCAGAGTCTGGGAACTTATAACTCAAGCTGCAATAGACCATCCTGTTGAAGGTAATGCTGAAGGCTCTTATCTAACAATGCATTCAAGATCCGGAggaatattttttgttatcAACATCGTGGGCAATTTCGGCACCGTTGGGCTTGACAATGGCTACTGGAACAAGGCAATTGCTGCCTCTCCAGCAGCAGCTTTGCCAGGTTATATTTTGGGTGGGTTGGCGTGGTTCGCAATCCCATGGCTAACGGCTACAACTATGGGGCTGGCATGTTTGGCTTTAGAGTCAACACCGGCTTTCCCAACGTACCCAAATAGATTGACTCCAGATCAAGTGTCAGCGGGCTTGGCTTTGCCAAGTGCAGCGGTCGCCTTGATGGGTAAAGGTGGAGCAGTTGCCACTTTATTCATGATTTTTATGGCAGTTACTTCAGCAATGTCTGCTGAATTCATTGCAGTCTCTTCTATTTTCACGTATGACATCTACAAGGGATACGTCAACCCTAAAGCAAGCGGTAAAAGATTAATTCTTATGTCTCATGCTTCTATGGTTGTTTTCTCGTTAGCCATGTCTGGTTTTGCCACTGGTCTTTATTATGCTGGAATTTCTATGGGATATTTATATGAGTTAATGGGTATCATAATATCGGCAGCTGTGTTTCCGGTAGCATTGACTCTACTGTCCAAAAGACAGAATACGATTGCTGCCATCTGGTCACCCATCTTGGGTACAGGTTTGGCAATCATGTCGTGGTTGGCTTGCACAAAGGGAATGTATGGGTCAATTACAGTTGCGaatacttttgaagatgaccCTATGCTTGTTGGTAATGTGGTTGCGTTACTATCGCCGTGTATTTTTTCTCCACTCTTGACGCTTATCTTCAAGTCGCAGAATTTTGACTGggagattttgaaaagtatcaaaagAGTGGATGAGTTTGAAGAGTTGGAAGATGTGATTGAGCCAAGATCTAGCATATTGATGGAAAACAGCGCAAACGAGGAGAATTCCTCGAATACTGAGAAATTAAATCCGATCACGTCGCAAGTTTCAGAGGTAGTAAATCACTTGGTAGATGAACGTCGTGTTATGGAAATGaaggaggaagaggagCATCTGAGGAAAGCGTCCAAATACGCGGGTTACTTATGTCTATTTTTGAGTATCGCTATGCTGGTTGTTTGGCCAATGCCGATGTATGGATCGAGCTATATTTTCTCGAGGAAGTTTTTCACTGGGTGGGTGGTGGTTGCTATCATCTGGATGTTCTTTACTGGGTTTGCGGTTATCATATTTCCATTGTATGAAGGTAGAAATGGTATATACACAACTTTCCGTGGTATTTACTGGGACTGCACCGGACAGACACATAAATTGAGGGAATGGCAAAATGAGCACCCAGAGGAACTCCACGTTGTCCAAAGTCAGTTATCTGCTGAAGTTCGCAGACGTGCGGCCAATATCGATGACAACCTAGGGGATGCACCTTGA
- a CDS encoding uncharacterized protein (WHO gene family) — translation MRPWLAEYVQRDITDKELIAMAWMIGFWLGDGHRSGAVFSLNSTDADLNQFLKEQAELWGMTYRYVKQIEPVGNLCANAYLHTYTNGIRNLNKANPLVDTLKGLKFYAAGVIKRPKNFPDFVQTEEIIVREALLAGLLDADGSTSIYRSQISMRIATVYPPLRDGAMLAARSLGLNVSVSHAAAKSFETYNAQEVWNLFITPGSNIERFFGIIDRCGLERRRDMPVYPKKKTDA, via the coding sequence ATGCGGCCATGGCTAGCTGAATATGTTCAGCGAGATATTACTGACAAGGAACTTATAGCCATGGCATGGATGATAGGATTTTGGCTAGGTGATGGGCACCGTTCTGGTGCGGTTTTCTCTCTGAATAGCACTGATGCTGATctaaatcaatttttgaaagaacaaGCGGAACTATGGGGCATGACATATCGCTATGTCAAGCAAATTGAGCCTGTTGGGAACCTTTGTGCAAATGCATATCTTCACACCTACACCAATGGGATTCGCAATTTAAATAAAGCGAATCCCTTGGTAGACACCCTAAAGGGTCTAAAATTCTATGCAGCAGGTGTGATTAAGCGACCAAAGAATTTTCCTGATTTCGTCCAAACTGAAGAGATAATTGTGAGAGAAGCACTACTAGCGGGGCTGTTGGACGCTGATGGTAGCACTTCTATCTATCGCTCCCAAATTTCTATGAGAATTGCAACCGTATACCCGCCGCTTAGAGATGGGGCTATGCTTGCGGCTCGCTCTCTAGGTCTAAATGTTTCGGTAAGCCATGCAGCAGCAAAATCATTCGAAACCTATAATGCCCAGGAAGTCTGGAATCTCTTTATTACACCAGGCTccaatattgaaagatttttcGGCATAATTGACAGGTGTGGACTTGAAAGAAGGCGAGACATGCCAGTGtatccaaaaaagaagactGATGCTTGA
- the CBP6 gene encoding Cbp6p (similar to Saccharomyces cerevisiae CBP6 (YBR120C); ancestral locus Anc_3.380): MTCNDLNTEFKVTQCRLNIFEGRMSSQGVREAAKSLVKALERFPNERIKHLVSFKQSQMERFNRVAGLQIGQSKDASDSKVSLDDIKDIINRTSAPLGLQKNLLKKMQSAMVNEDLTEQSIKEQISALNTLTTDKYKQYYDVSDKLYKPQGNPQYYKRILDEIEGKKKETFMTALRTVILGK; this comes from the coding sequence ATGACTTGCAATGATCTCAATACAGAGTTTAAGGTCACTCAGTGTAGGttgaacatttttgaaggcaGAATGTCATCTCAAGGAGTGAGAGAGGCTGCAAAGAGCTTAGTGAAGGCCCTCGAGCGGTTCCCAAATGAGCGCATAAAGCACTTGGTATCTTTCAAACAATCGCAGATGGAGAGATTTAATAGGGTGGCCGGATTACAGATTGGACAGTCCAAGGATGCAAGTGATAGTAAAGTGTCGCTGGACGATATCAAAGATATCATAAACAGAACGTCAGCTCCTTTGGGTTTGCAGAAGAATCTGcttaaaaaaatgcaatctGCAATGGTCAATGAGGATCTCACGGAGCAGAGCATCAAGGAGCAAATTAGCGCTTTGAACACGCTGACTACGGATAAATATAAGCAATACTACGATGTGAGCGATAAACTGTACAAGCCGCAGGGGAATCCGCAGTACTATAAGAGGATATTGGACGAGATCGAGGGCAAGAAGAAGGAGACTTTCATGACAGCGCTGAGAACAGTCATATTGGGTAAATGA